Genomic DNA from Marinobacter sp. ANT_B65:
TCCTGACCATCAACCGCACCAGTAGTCAGTGCCGGCTTGGCATCTGCCCAGCTCATCTGCGTGGGATTAGCACCCAGTTCGGTGAAGGTGTCCTGGAACAGCGGCGAGCCTACAACCCGGATTTTCAGGCCTTCCAGATCTGCAGGGTCGCTGATCGCAAGTTTGGAGTTGGAAAGTTCGCGGAAACCATTCTCGCCCCAGGCCAGAGGTGTTACACCACGCTTTTCAATCGCCTCGAACACGGCCTTGCCAGCTTCACCCTGGGTTATTGCATCAATGGCTGCGTTATCCGGCATCAGGAATGGCAGGGAAAAGAGGTTCAGCTCAGGAACCTGAGGTGACCAGTTGATGGTAGAACCCACCGCCATATCAATCAACCCGGAGCGCATGGCAGAAAACTCTTTGGTCTGATCCCCGGAAACCAGCTGGGAATTGCTGTAAATCTTCATGTTGATACGCCCCTCGGAGCGTTCTTTGACCAGCTCGACCCACTTGTCGGCAGCCTGCCCCCAGGGAAACGCCGACGGAAGTACTGTAGAAACTGTGTATTCATCTTTGTACTGAGCCTGAGCTACAGAACTGAGTAGCAGAGTGGCCGCAGCAACAGCAACCAATGAGCGGGATTTCAGCATTTTGTTTTCCTTTTTATTTGGCATGGGGAACTCCACGACGGGACAATGAACACGTCGCGCAATGGGAGATTATAGGAGGCGGCGTTGTTGTGACGCAAAACAAAAACACAGCTAACTCCATCTATCTCTTAACTTCACCGGATTTCTGGCTGATTACAGTTCTGTTGTTTTTATTTGCATGGGGCTATACCCGTCTACAATAAGCAGGATATGAAACCGGTAAAAACGGATGCAGCGATGGAAGGCAACGAGCATACTGAGCTCAGCAACAACCAGGAAAACAACAGCACTGCGACCCCGCCGGAGCTTCTTCGCGCCGTTAACGTCCGCAGTCTGTCACTGGTAATTCTCACCAGCATAGCTACCCTCTTTTTTATTGACTGGGCACAAGCCGTACTGCTTCCTTTGGTAGTTGCTGTAATGATCAGCTACGCACTGGACCCACTGGCATCAACACTGGATCGGCTCAGAATCCCCAGACCACTGAGTGCTGCCATCGTGATGATCCTGATGCTCGGTGCTATTTCCGCGGCGAGCATCCCTCTGCAACGCGAAGCCATGGCCATGCTGGACAAGGTTCCGATGGCCATCAGCGAGTTCCAGCGCAAAGAAGCCAGGTCGCCTGACACTGAAGAAGGCATCATGGAGAAGGCCCAGGCTGCAGCAAAGAAAATCGAGGAATCGGCCACTCAGGACCAGAACAGCAGGAATCCCGCCCACGAGGGCGTAACCCCCGTTCGGGTAGTGGATAAACCCATGGATATTCAGGAATACGTGTTAAGGGGGGCGCCTGCGGCAATCGTGCTCGTGTCCCAGCTTTTCTCGGTACTGCTGCTGGTGTATTTCATACTGGCAGCCGGATCACTTTATAAGCGCAAAGTTGTAAGAATTTCCGGCCCTTCGTTCGGACGAATGCGCAAGGCTGCCAGAATCATGGCCGAATTCCACCATCAGGTGCGCCGCTTCCTGTTTGTCATGCTGATTGGCGCTCTGTTTGTGGGGGTGCTGACCTGGCTGGCGTTTCTGGCGCTGGGGGTGGAGCAGGCCATGCTGTGGGGAGTTGTAGCAGGGGTAGCCAGCGCAATCCCCTATCTGGGACCCTTTCTGGTGCTCATTGGCACCGGCGTTGCAGCCTTCCTTCAGTTTGGAGAGGTAAACATGACCATCATTGTGGCCGGCACTTCGCTGGTGGTCACCAGTATTCAGGGATACCTGCTGACTCCCTGGCTGACCAGCCAGGTTTCAAGCCTCAATGCGGTGGCAATCTTTATCGGGCTTCTGTTCTGGGGCTGGCTCTGGGGCCCTGTTGGACTGGTCATCGCGACACCACTCCTCATGATCATCAAAACCCTGTGCGATCATGTTGTAAATCTGCGCCCTGTAGGCGAACTGCTGGGAAAATAAAGCCCGGGCTGCCATCCCCCCCTTGTTTATGGGCCGTAAATGTTTGTGCGCTCGTGGCCTTTGCGGACGCATCCCTG
This window encodes:
- a CDS encoding DctP family TRAP transporter solute-binding subunit encodes the protein MLKSRSLVAVAAATLLLSSVAQAQYKDEYTVSTVLPSAFPWGQAADKWVELVKERSEGRINMKIYSNSQLVSGDQTKEFSAMRSGLIDMAVGSTINWSPQVPELNLFSLPFLMPDNAAIDAITQGEAGKAVFEAIEKRGVTPLAWGENGFRELSNSKLAISDPADLEGLKIRVVGSPLFQDTFTELGANPTQMSWADAKPALTTGAVDGQENPLSVFDVARIDQVGQEHLTLWHYMADPLVFAVSNRVWGQFNAEDQALLKQAAVDAGKWEIEKSRSELEATLQAIKDRGVTVTELSPAQHDAFVKATRSVYEKWTPRIGEDLVKQAQSAVANRNQ
- a CDS encoding AI-2E family transporter, coding for MKPVKTDAAMEGNEHTELSNNQENNSTATPPELLRAVNVRSLSLVILTSIATLFFIDWAQAVLLPLVVAVMISYALDPLASTLDRLRIPRPLSAAIVMILMLGAISAASIPLQREAMAMLDKVPMAISEFQRKEARSPDTEEGIMEKAQAAAKKIEESATQDQNSRNPAHEGVTPVRVVDKPMDIQEYVLRGAPAAIVLVSQLFSVLLLVYFILAAGSLYKRKVVRISGPSFGRMRKAARIMAEFHHQVRRFLFVMLIGALFVGVLTWLAFLALGVEQAMLWGVVAGVASAIPYLGPFLVLIGTGVAAFLQFGEVNMTIIVAGTSLVVTSIQGYLLTPWLTSQVSSLNAVAIFIGLLFWGWLWGPVGLVIATPLLMIIKTLCDHVVNLRPVGELLGK